The Chelonoidis abingdonii isolate Lonesome George chromosome 11, CheloAbing_2.0, whole genome shotgun sequence genomic interval AGATGTGCTGCCCGCCCGGACGATATGCCAGAGGAACACACAGCCCAGCCGTGACACCATGGGGGACCACAAGGTCATACAATGGTTAGAGAAGTAAGTACTCGCGGGCACAAATGCACTCTCTTTCCTGCTCGTTTGCACCCTAATTGTGCTGTAGGCCCCACCCGCCCCTCGCACACACATCCCAATAGGCCTTTCTCTTCACATCATTTACTCTCATCCTGTTCCTGGTGTAACTGTCCTCTCCGACCCAGCATTTAAGACCATTGAAACGAAAATTAAGACAACGAATGAGGGAGGTGGCCTGTAACCAGGAGGACAATGAGGATGGGAGGACggagctttctctctctccatcccatgTCCCTCTTCTCCTACTCTGTGCTGCCCTCCAGCTCGCTGGGTGTTTCTGTGTGTGGCAAACACCGATGTTTAAGACTTAGGACTCCCCTGAGCTTCTCTTTCCCCACCTCAGCTTGCCCATTAGCTTAGGACAAGCCGGAGATATGTGATTCTGGGGGTACGGCAAGCTGGGGACGTCTGAGTGGCCCCCGAACTCCTGGGGGATGCAACTGCACTCTGCGGGAGGTGTCAGCTTTGCAGGGTTTGGGGGAAAACTTTTGATTAGGAGGGGTTTGGATTGGGTTGGAAAAGGACCAGAAGGGGATTGAGTTGGGCTGGGGGACTGAGTAGAACTGAGTTGTGCAGGGTTGGGAGGGGACTGGGTAGGGTTGGGAGGGGATTGAGTTGTTTAGGGTTGCGGGGGACTGGACTGCGTTGGGTTGGGAGGGGATTGAGTTGCGTAGGGTTGTGGGGGATTGCACTGCATTGGGTTGCGTTGGGAATGGACAGGGCTGAATTGGGAGGGGATTGAATTGCGTAGGATTGTGGGGGACTGGACTGCATTGGGTTGGGTTGGGAACAGGCTGGGTGCAGTTGGAAGGGGATTGAGTTGCGTAGggttgcaggggactggactgcgTTGGATTGGGTTGGGAATGGACTGGACTGGGTTGGGAGGTGATTGAATCGCGTAGGATTATGGGGGACTGGACTGCATTGGGTTGCGTTGGGAATGGACTGGGCTGAATTGGGAGGGAATTGAGTTGCGTAGGGTTGGGGGGGACTGGACTGCATTGGGTTGGGTTGGGAACAGGCTGGGTGGAGTTGGAAGGGGACTGAGTTGCGTAGGGTTGTGGGGGACTGGACTACGTTGGATTGGGTTGGGAACGGACTGGACTGGGTTGGGAGGTGATTGAGTTGCATAGGGTTGTGGGACTGGAGGGTCCTGGACTGCGTTGGGTTGGGGACAAGCTGAGTGACCCACTGACTGAGTTAAGTTGAGGCTGAGCTGGGGCACCAGCGGGGAGCTCACCCTTATGGAAGCCGTGAGCCAAGTTTTCTTCTCTTTGCTTGGCCCGTTTTGCGGAAGGGCTGATGCCTTTGAGCCCAGCTTACCAGACAAACGTCTCCAGGTGAGATCCGCCCTGCACctggtgggggcaggaaggagacaCGGCAGAAGCAACCGTCCCAGCCCCAGCTTTGAATCTGCCACCATGGGAGAGGCCGGGTGGGCTGGGCAAGTCCCTAGTTGAGGTGTGGAGCTGATGAGAAGGATGGTTCCCAAAGTGGGACACGGGGGTGGGAGGATTCCATTGAATGGGAGACAACCCCAGTCCAGCATGTGAAACACAGTCACAATGTCCCCGGGGCTCTGGTCGCCTCCCCggcccctgcccctggccctccACCTCTCCAACGGCTGGGATTGTATTGCCCTGCAAAGCTCACTCAGATACCTTGGCAAGAAGCCTTCTCTTATTTATCCCCACGCTTGCTATTTGGGGCTCGGTTGCGTGGGGTATGTTCCAGGGCGCGCTCCAGCAGATGTAACCTGAGAACATGCTGAGGTGAGCTCAGCAAGTGCCCCACGGCCAGCTGCTCTCAGTCAGGGAGCGGGAGAcaggactggggggtgggggaggcatcGGTACCAGGCCGCTGCATCCAGAGCTTTTTGGCCAGGTGAGGAGGGGCAGTATCCGTGCCAGGAGACACCCCTCACTCCCTCGTCCCACTCTGGTTAGAGACAGAGTGGCCAAAACCAGGACCCAATCTCGTCTCCCACCGCCCAAGAGAGGCACCGAGGAGGGGTGGGGACGGCAGGTCAGAAattgggtggggagaggtgccagCAGGTTCACACCTGGGTCACCAGGCCCCGGTTGGGTTGCTGGGGCTCCAACAGGACCGTCTGGCTGCTGGCCGAGGCCACCATCCCATCCAGGAGCTGGCAGTTGGGCAGCGCCAGGGCCCCATCCCCACAGTATGTCTCTTCCTTGCCGCAGGCCTTCTCCCAGCGGGCGGGCACCAACGGGGAGGGCAAGCGGCCAGGGCAGCCGGCCACGTGGATGTACTGGCCCTGCTCCTCGCCTTCCGTCTCCCGGTGGTAGAAGTAGGAGAAGTTGGAGACAATGacgggcactgggagggagatggTGAGGACCCCAGCGATGGCACACAGCGAGCCCACGATCTTCCCGCCCACCGTCACGGGGGACATGTCCCCATAGCCCACCGTGGTCATGGTGACCACGGCCCACCAGAAGGCCTCAGGGATGCTGGTGAAGTTGGTCTCGGTGTGGTCAGCCTCGGCGAAGTAGACGGCGCTGGAGAAGAGGATGACGCCGatgaagaggaagaagatgagCAAGCCCAGCTCCCGCATGCTGGCCTTCAGAGTCTGGCCCAGGATCTGCAGCCCCTTGGAGTGGCGCGAGAGCTTGAAGATGCGGAAGACCCTGACCAGCCGGATGACACGGAGGATGGCCAGCGACATGGCCGGCTGGCCCACCCCCCGCTGCCGGGCGAACTCCGTGCCCAGCGCCACGAAGTAGGGGATGATCGCCACGAAGTCGATCATGTTCATGATGTCCTTGAAGAAGGCCGGCTTACTGGGGCTGGCCAGGAACCGCACCACCAGCTCGAAGGAGAACCAGCAGATGCAGATGGTCTCCACGATGAAGAAGGGGTCGTCCAGCTGGCTCCTGGGGGCGTGCACGTGGCTGCTGTTGGCCCGGTGATGGGGGATCTGGTGGGGACACGTGACGGAGGAAGGGGTCAGGGGGAAACCCAGCTGGGGAGGCAGCCTGGCCTGCGGCActgcagcaggggggctgggtgggtggtgcagcggggggtggtggtggcatGCAGCCTAGGTCATCCCCGCCTCCCCGCAGGGAATCCCCCGCTCCTCCCAGCTGCATCAGCAAATTGACAACAATTATCGGCCAGCAGCCTGGGGACGAGGTGTGGGGAAGTCACCCAGCCTggagggtgggagtgggtggagggggctgggtggtTCGCACCGCACAGGACCCACACAGCCAGGCCAGTCAGCACCATCCCTGACCCAGCCTGCCATGAACCAGGCCTCCTGCgagcaggcaggactcctgggctctctcccagctctgggaaggggggtggggtgcaggggatgcTGAAATTTTAGGGggtccccctttcctcccacccaccggcagtgAGATGTCCCTCTTGTCCCAGAACTCGAACAAGATctccaggcagaggggaagctgGGATGGGGTTGGTGGTGAGGTGGAGGGAACACAGGGCCAGGCAGCGGGCACACAGCAGGGTGGTGGAGCTGCAGGGCCGGGCAGCGGGCACACAGCAGGGCGATAGAgccgtggggaggggggcagcgggcacacagcagggcagtggagctgcagggctaGGCAGTGGGCACACAGCAAGACGATGGAGCCgtggggaggagggcagcgggcacacagcagggcagtaGAGCTGCGGGGCGGGGCAGTGGGCACACAGCAGAGCAAGGAAGCCACAGGGCCCGGCATCGGGCACACAGCAggatggaggagctgcagggggggcagCGGGCACACAGCAGGATGGAGGAGCCACAGGTTCTGGCAGCGGGCACACAGCAGGGCGGTGAAGCCATGGGGGGCAGCAGGCACACAGGAGGACAGAGGAGCCGCAGGGCCCGGCATCGGGCACACAGCAGGACGATGGAgccgtggggaggggggcagtgggcaCACAGCAGGGTGGTGGAGCCACAGGGCTGGGCAGCGGGCACACAGCAGGGCGGTGAAGCCGTGGGGGGCAGCAGGCACACAGCAGGACGGAGAAGCCACAAGGTCCAGCAGCGGGCACACAGCAGGGCGATAGATccatggggaagggggcagtgggAACACAGCAGGGCGATggagccatggggaggggggcagcaggcacACAGTAGGGTGGTggagccatggggaggggggcagcgggCGCACAGCAGGGCTGTGGAGCTGCAGGTCTGGGCAGCGGGCGCACAGCAGGGCGGTAGAGCCGCAGGGCCGGGCCCGCAAACCCCCTCGCTCACCGGCAGCGAAATGTCCCGCTCGTCCCGGAACTCGGGCAGCGTCTCGAGGCAGAAGATGACAACGGAGATGAGGATGACCAGCACGGAGATGATGGCAATGATGCGGGCAGCCTGCGAGCTCTCTGGGTACTCGAAGAGCAGCCAGACCTGCTTGAGGAACTCGGGCCCGGGCAGCGGGCGCTGCTCCTCCTTGACGAAGCCCTCGTCCTCCCGGAACTTGCTGAGCGCCTCCTCGCCCAGCTGGTAGAACTTCAGCTCCTCCAGGAAGATGTCGAGAGGGACGTTGGCGGGGCGCCGCAGCCGCCCGCCCGACTGGTAGTAGTAGAGGATGGAGTCGAAGCAGGGCCGGCTGCGGTCGAAGAAGAACTCGCCCCGCAGCGGGTCGTAGTAGCGGAGCCGGCGTCGAGGGTCACCCAGCAGGGTGTTGGGGAACCGGAGCAGGGTCCTGGCCTGGGTCTCGAACCGCAGCCCCGCCACGTT includes:
- the KCNA7 gene encoding potassium voltage-gated channel subfamily A member 7; amino-acid sequence: MEKPALPVGGPAKAPGPYIPCLRRDCCERVVINVAGLRFETQARTLLRFPNTLLGDPRRRLRYYDPLRGEFFFDRSRPCFDSILYYYQSGGRLRRPANVPLDIFLEELKFYQLGEEALSKFREDEGFVKEEQRPLPGPEFLKQVWLLFEYPESSQAARIIAIISVLVILISVVIFCLETLPEFRDERDISLPIPHHRANSSHVHAPRSQLDDPFFIVETICICWFSFELVVRFLASPSKPAFFKDIMNMIDFVAIIPYFVALGTEFARQRGVGQPAMSLAILRVIRLVRVFRIFKLSRHSKGLQILGQTLKASMRELGLLIFFLFIGVILFSSAVYFAEADHTETNFTSIPEAFWWAVVTMTTVGYGDMSPVTVGGKIVGSLCAIAGVLTISLPVPVIVSNFSYFYHRETEGEEQGQYIHVAGCPGRLPSPLVPARWEKACGKEETYCGDGALALPNCQLLDGMVASASSQTVLLEPQQPNRGLVTQV